Below is a genomic region from Spirochaetales bacterium.
TATCGCCCGAAGTCCGGAAAGCGGTATGGAAAAATCTGAGTGATGAAGCACGGGAAGAAACAAGACTGCTTCTGAAGTTCGACGAAGACGATGCGGCCGGTTTGATGACCCCCAAATATCTGGCGATCCGGTCCACCCTCACCGTAGCGCAAGCCCTTGCCTGGGTGAGAAGCCACGCAAAAGAAGTCGAAACGGTCTACAATATTTATGTTATCGATCAACTAAAGCGTCTGACCGGTGTCGTTTCACTGCGGGAACTTCTTGTCGCGAAGGACCAGGATACCGTCGGTACTATCATGCTCAAGGAAGTCATCTCCGTACGCGCTGAAACAGATCAGGAAGAAGTGGCCAGAATCCTCGAATCATACGATCTACTGGCGCTTCCGGTAGTCGACGGTCATAACCGGCTGATGGGAATCGTTACCTTCGACGACGTTATCGACGTTATACGTGAAGAACAGACGGAGGATATCTACAAGATGGGAGCCATGGACGGGAGTACGGAGCGGTACCTCGATTCTTCGATATGGGCTCTTGTGAAAAAACGAGTGCCATGGATCACGATCCTTCTTCTCGCAGCGACCCTCACATCCAATGTCCTCGATTATTTTACACACCTCATGGCAACAGCCGCCTTCCTCACCCTCTTCATCCCGACCATCACGGGAACCGGTGGTAATTCCGGAACCCAGTCATCGACACTCATGATACGCGGACTCGCAACGGGAGAGCTTCATCTTTACGATTTTCTCCGCGTTCTTGGCCGCGAATTTCTTGTCAGTATAATTATCGGGATGAGTATGTGCATCCTGATGATTATCCGGTCATTTGTTTTTCCGCCTACGGTCACGCTCATCGAGGCGATAGCCGTTGGAAGCGCCCTCTGTCTTGTCATCATTGTCGCGACCCTTGTCGGCGCCATCGCTCCCTTTCTTATAAAAAAACTCGGATTCGATCCGACGGTTATGGCCGGTCCCCTCATGGCGACCATTATCGATATTTCCGGGCTGACCATCTACTTCCTGATAACAAAAATCATCCTCGGGCTTTAAAACATTGCATTTACAAGGAATTTGTTGTACAATGATAGAAGGTATTATCGGCTTTTATGGTGAACTCTTCAACGGCAGCGGAAGGCGGTTGTTGCGACACCCCATGGCAGATAAGGGTCGTTCTTCCGGTACATCTCGTACGGGTGGACAAAATCCCGATCATTTTTGAAATAAGGAACCGGTTATGGATTTTAATGAATCGTTTATCGACCGTTTCAATGCGACAACACAGTCGGGAACCCGTATCGACGCGTCCTTTACACCGGGTACGCCCGGCCAGCTTTTTATCCATGTGGAAGGCGATATCGAGATATTCAACGCACATACATTCGGTGAAGCAATAATCGAGACAATAAGAAACAATACGGAATGCATCAATTCGATCATCTTCGACTTTCATCGCGTTCACTACCTGAGTTCCGCGGGGGTCGGCGCCATTATCCACATTCTCACCATTCCCGAAAGCAAAGAGCTTGAAATATTTTTTCTCAGCGTGAACGAAAAAATACAGTCCGTTTTCAGGGTTTTGGGGTTTGCCAATTTGATCCATATCCTCAAAGACGATTCCTTTAAGGCGAAATTTCCTATAGAAATCGAATGTCCGCATTGCGGTAAACCCGTTAGGCTCAAAAAAGAAGGAAACAACGTCTGCCCGCATTGCGACGCAAACTTCAACACCGAAAAGTAGAGTCGAATACAGCATTGTTGTATGGATTACCGCCTGTTTTTGGATCCGGATTACCCAGGGAAAAAATTTATGACGCGGACCTATATAAATGAAGAGTTTTTCAAGCTTTGCCGGTTTTTGAGAAAAATCATATTTAGTTTTTCATATGTAATTATCGGGCACTTCTAATCCGGACTTCTCACAATTACAAAAGTTCATATTGAAATGTTTGTTATCTGTTTATTATAGAGTAACTTACATATTTAAGCCGGGTTTTAGCGCTTTTCTCAAAAAGCAAACTGTTTTTTAACATTTAATATAATTGTCTATATTGAAACAAGTTAGTGATAATTAAAACTGTATGTGAGAAAACCGCACTAAAAACCTGCTTGTATTGACGATAAGATAAATCCGGCATTACATCCGTTACGGGTATTGCTTTTTTTTCAAACCAAGCTATAATGGAAACGGATTTCAATGAAACCCGTAATTTACAAGGTCCGGGTCAGCCTGTTTCGGCGGCGGCACGGGTCACGACCGGGATGGATACGAGGGACCGGGCTCTCTCCTTTACAGCCTGTTAAAAAACAGATTAACCGGCAATGGATAGATTTGTGCAAAAACCGCTTTGGAGTAGGTTATGATCCATTTTTCGGTAAATCGCTTGCCGTTATGAGGGCGAATGCAAGTAAAACTCAAAAAGTACGATCATCGAATGTCGGGATGTATCATGAATTTCGTTAAATCGGAAGAGTTTATAGATTTTTATAAGTATTTGATTAATTAAACCAGAAGGAGCATTTATATGTCAATGATTGTTGATTTTGAAAATGTATCCATAGTCGGCTTAGAGTCTTCACCTGTTTCGAAAGCACTAGCAGGTTTACGGGCCAATGAATCAAGATATTATAAGAACAAATACAACCATGATTTTGCTGTTACCCCTGCAAGCAAAAGCGGAGATACGATAGACTACGTAAATAAAATTCTTAAGGAAGAACGCGATATCAAGATTTTATCAAAACCTCTTGAAACATCAGCTTTTAAAGTTGAAAACATCGATATTGCTTATGTATTTTATGAGAATGGTCTTGTTATTAACGTTATGTATGCGATAAATGATCCAAAGAAACGTGCCGTCGGCTTTAAGCTTTCAGAAGATATGGAAGTACCGAAAGAGATAGAAGCAAAATTCAAGTTTGCAAAACAAAAGTCTAAACTTGCCGGAACCATTCGCGGATCATTTTTTGTTATTAAGGGAGAGTATTAGTTGTAGACACTACCAACAAGTTAGAATCATTTAATTATATATTTTGAATGCTTATAAGAAACAATCAAGAGGTAACAGCAAAATTTCCTGATCCTGACTACGACACTATTTTGTGTAGGGGGTAAATATCGGCTTATAAACCCTGTAGCCCTCCTCGCCCCTGATCGGGCGCTTCGCCCCGGCGCGCCGGCATAGACATCCGGCACCGGCTTGTTCGTACAACTGCCTTTGCACGTTTGTGCCGCCATTGAAGTGGAGTGATTGCAGTTTCTACTTTCCATTGTTGGGATTTCCCAATAGCCAATGTATGCTTGAGTTTGTAATGTCTCCTTGAGCACGCGGATGACGCCGGACGCCACCAAGACTGAAAGTCAGGCGAAATATCTTTGATAAATAGGATATGGAGAAACATTATGTCAAATAAAAAACAGTTCCCAATTTTAATTCGTTTCTTTATCAAGTTGTTTCAAATCATTCTTTATATTCCTATACAAATCATCTTTATTCCTTTTGCAATTATCGGACTAATAGATGGAATTTATAAAGAAATGGCTAAAAGCAAAAAAATGGGTGTCTCCTTCTCGGCAGGTCAAGCGCTTCAATACAGATGGATCATGCATTATTTTAATACCAGACCGGACCCACTTTCTGTTGCATTTACAAAAAAATTTCCGTGTGAATCACATTTTGGTTTATGGTCGATTATGGGGGCCCTTATTATTTCCCAGCGGATATTCGGCTTCACTACCAGGCTCGGTAAACTTGTTGAACCAGGTGAAGAGACTTTAGCTTCCACTGCGGGTATTCGGGTGCTCGCCTTTGACAAGATAATGAGAAAATATGTTGATGAAATTGAACAGATTGTCCTTCCAGGGGTTGGCTTTGATCTGATAGCTTTGCGCTTTACAGAAGGGAAAAAAGTAAAGGTTTTTGAACTCGACCAGGTTAATACATTAAACATCAAAGTTGAAACCTTGAATAAAGCAGGTATAAAGCATGATTGGATCACCTATATCCCCGTTGATTATTCAAACGAATCTTGGGTTGATAAACTATTGGGAGCTGGTTTTGACAAGACAAAAAAGACTTTGTTCCTTTGGGAAAGCGTTTCTTTATTTTTAGAAGCTGATATTGTCAGAGAAACACTTAGGAAAATGTCTGATTTATGTGCAGACGGAAGTATCATCGCTCAGGATTTTTATTCCAAGGCATTCAGTTCAGGTGCAAATTCACTTGCAGTAAAAAGTCAAAAAAATATGATAGAAAAAATGGGAGAACCTTGGAAATTTGGAATAGATATGTCAAAGGATTCCAAAGCAGCTGTCGAATCATTCCTGAAAGCATGTGGATTAAAAATGACAAATTATATTCAATTCGGTGAAAAACTGGACATGGAACCGTTCTATTGTATTGTTGAGGCTGAAAAACTGTAAGTCCTATGTGGAAGAGAACAAAAAAATGCGCCCATGTATCTTTTTGTTTGTTCCGAAACATCATGTTAAAGAGCCTAACAGCGGATACCGCAGCGCCTTCCGGGTCCGGCCTTAGGCACATTCGGTTTCACGAACGTATTATATCCGCGGACCGTTAAACGAGGTGCGCCTAAAATCCTGCATATCGTTAAAAATCAGATGTTATAATAACAAAACGATTAAAAAGATATAATTTGCGGGGTATCTTATATATAGGCAAACCGCAATAAGTTCCTTAATAGTCATTGCGCCAAAAATCTGTGGTTTCATAGACATGACAAATTAAAGGAGGTCAATTTTTGATTCAAAGAAAATTAGGTAACCAGGGTTTAGAAGTCTCCGTTATTGGGCTGGGTTGTATGGGAATGTCCGATTTTTATGGTAGCCCAAATGACCCGGAATCGACCAAGACCATTCATCGTGCGCTTGATTTAGGCTGCACGTTTTTGGATACAGCGGATATGTATGGTCCATTTACCAATGAAAAACTGGTCGGTAAAGCTATTAAAGATCGGCGAGATGAGGTCGTGCTGGCGACCAAGTTTGGCATTCAACGACGGGAGGATGGCGGGTTTATCGGGATAAACGGCCGTCCTGCGTATGTCAAAGCATCTTGCGATGCCTCGTTGCGGCGTTTGGGCGTCGAGGTGATAGACCTTTATTATCAGCATCGTGTTGACAGCGAGGTACCTATTGAGGAAACCGTAGGGGCGATGGCAGAATTGGTGCAGGCAGGCAAGGTCAAATATATTGGCCTCTCAGAAGCTGACCCTGCCGTTATTCGCAAAGCATATACCGTACATCCAATATCCGCCCTGCAAACTGAATACTCGCTCTGGACACGTTTCCCGGAAGATGTAATTCTTGCTACCACACGAGAACTGGGTATAGGCTTTGTTTCTTACAGCCCCCTTGGACGGGGTTTTTTAACAGGGCGTATCAAAAGCCTTAATGATTTGCAGGAAGGGGATTGGCGGCGTCAAAATGAGCGTTTTACCCAGAAAAATCTAGAGAAAAATCTCGCCCTGGTGAAAAAGGTCGAAGCGTTAGCCGCCCAAAAAGAGATAACGCCGGCACAGCTGTCATTGGCCTGGATTCTGGCGCAGGGTGACGACATTGTCGCTATTCCAGGCACACGCCGCATCAGTCACCTAGAGCAGAATCTTGGTTCTCTGGATGTAACTCTCACAGAGGAAGATATTGCTTATCTCAATGATTTAGGCGAAGCTGCCGGGGACCGGTATGGTGAAGTGTCATCGCCTATCACAGAGAATTTTTAATCAATTTATCACTGTACAACATTGGATTTCATTGTATAGGGATTTCCGTGTACTACACATGAAGGTACATAGTCTACTTGTTCCATTAAACTGCCGTTGCTCGATATAACTTAGAACAAATATAATGGATAACAATTAGATATTTTTTAATTATAAATATATCAGGACAAAAGGAATTAAAACTCGTTATTGATAAATTGGTATTTGATATGAGTATTCACTATGTATCCATGGTTTCGGCAGAGCAGTCGAAGAATGGATATTTAATATCTCTAATGTGTACAAATCCTGGAGTTGGTGAGTTTTTTCATGCCTCAATCACCGCATGATGTAGTAAAGAAATCATTTTAAAATCTGATATATAACAAATTTCAATTCCCGTTTGAATTTATTTTGCCAAAACAATAAAGTGATACTGTTATATCTATATTTTAAAAATTATTATCAGATCTTAAAATAGCTGTTTTATAACTTTGGGGCCAAAAAGATAAAATAATATCCATTAATAATGGAGAACTTTTAAGAATAAAAATTAAAAATTAAACTTATTACAAATTACCTTGTTGTAGGTATAATCCACATTGGGAAAAATGTGTTGAAGTTAATGGTAAATTATTTAAATTTATAAA
It encodes:
- a CDS encoding STAS domain-containing protein; amino-acid sequence: MDFNESFIDRFNATTQSGTRIDASFTPGTPGQLFIHVEGDIEIFNAHTFGEAIIETIRNNTECINSIIFDFHRVHYLSSAGVGAIIHILTIPESKELEIFFLSVNEKIQSVFRVLGFANLIHILKDDSFKAKFPIEIECPHCGKPVRLKKEGNNVCPHCDANFNTEK
- the mgtE gene encoding magnesium transporter; the protein is MKETMDNIREFMHLLEDHELKKSIDEIPVSALIEIWDDLKEKEALKVFSLLDKERKVDLISSLTPYKQEILIQTLSEEHAKSILEEMEPDDLTDFIQSISPEVRKAVWKNLSDEAREETRLLLKFDEDDAAGLMTPKYLAIRSTLTVAQALAWVRSHAKEVETVYNIYVIDQLKRLTGVVSLRELLVAKDQDTVGTIMLKEVISVRAETDQEEVARILESYDLLALPVVDGHNRLMGIVTFDDVIDVIREEQTEDIYKMGAMDGSTERYLDSSIWALVKKRVPWITILLLAATLTSNVLDYFTHLMATAAFLTLFIPTITGTGGNSGTQSSTLMIRGLATGELHLYDFLRVLGREFLVSIIIGMSMCILMIIRSFVFPPTVTLIEAIAVGSALCLVIIVATLVGAIAPFLIKKLGFDPTVMAGPLMATIIDISGLTIYFLITKIILGL
- a CDS encoding class I SAM-dependent methyltransferase; this translates as MSNKKQFPILIRFFIKLFQIILYIPIQIIFIPFAIIGLIDGIYKEMAKSKKMGVSFSAGQALQYRWIMHYFNTRPDPLSVAFTKKFPCESHFGLWSIMGALIISQRIFGFTTRLGKLVEPGEETLASTAGIRVLAFDKIMRKYVDEIEQIVLPGVGFDLIALRFTEGKKVKVFELDQVNTLNIKVETLNKAGIKHDWITYIPVDYSNESWVDKLLGAGFDKTKKTLFLWESVSLFLEADIVRETLRKMSDLCADGSIIAQDFYSKAFSSGANSLAVKSQKNMIEKMGEPWKFGIDMSKDSKAAVESFLKACGLKMTNYIQFGEKLDMEPFYCIVEAEKL
- a CDS encoding aldo/keto reductase; the encoded protein is MIQRKLGNQGLEVSVIGLGCMGMSDFYGSPNDPESTKTIHRALDLGCTFLDTADMYGPFTNEKLVGKAIKDRRDEVVLATKFGIQRREDGGFIGINGRPAYVKASCDASLRRLGVEVIDLYYQHRVDSEVPIEETVGAMAELVQAGKVKYIGLSEADPAVIRKAYTVHPISALQTEYSLWTRFPEDVILATTRELGIGFVSYSPLGRGFLTGRIKSLNDLQEGDWRRQNERFTQKNLEKNLALVKKVEALAAQKEITPAQLSLAWILAQGDDIVAIPGTRRISHLEQNLGSLDVTLTEEDIAYLNDLGEAAGDRYGEVSSPITENF